A part of Augochlora pura isolate Apur16 chromosome 1, APUR_v2.2.1, whole genome shotgun sequence genomic DNA contains:
- the LOC144469106 gene encoding WD repeat domain-containing protein 83: MDIQYKFNREIDCKQGAVRSVRFSVDGTYCLTCGSDRKLKLWNPHRGVALKTYGGHGDEVMDACSSCDSSQIVSCGLDKSVILWDVATGTLIRRLRGHVGPVNTVRFNEESTMAISGSRDNSVMCWDVRSKTLDPVQCLGEAKDSISSVRVSDHEILTASFDGKIRRYDIRVGEMYADYMGDAVTCASFTRDGQCIVVSCDDAVVRLMDKDSGELLGEFTGHIADNLCLESSVDVQDARILSGSADGKLWIWDLVSQKVIAKLSCTKPTKHPIVSLSVHPKINCFLASNGPNILMWSSVSAEQE, encoded by the exons TTGATGGCACATACTGCTTAACTTGTGGCTCAgacagaaaattgaaattatggAATCCACACAGAGGGGTTGCTTTGAAGACATACGGAGGACACGGGGATGAAGTAATGGATGCTTGCTCATCATGTGACAGTAGTCAAATTGTTTCATGTGGATTAGATAAATCAGTTATCCTCTGGGATGTGGCAACTGGTACTTTAATTCGTCGTTTGAGAGGTCATGTGGGTCCAGTTAATACAGTAAG ATTCAATGAAGAGTCTACTATGGCTATTTCTGGATCAAGAGACAACTCAGTCATGTGTTGGGATGTACGTTCTAAAACCTTGGATCCCGTGCAATGTCTAGGTGAAGCTAAAGACTCTATCTCTAGTGTCAGAGTATCCGATCATGAAATTTTAACAGCTTCATTCGATGGTAAGATACGTAGATACGATATTCGTGTTGGCGAAATGTATGCAGACTACATGGGag ATGCAGTAACATGTGCCAGCTTCACAAGGGATGGTCAATGCATAGTGGTCAGTTGTGATGATGCTGTAGTCAGATTAATGGACAAAGACTCGGGAGAACTGCTTGGAGAGTTCACAGGACACATCGCGGATAATTTATGCCTAGAATCGAGCGTTGATGTTCAAGACGCTCGGATTCTTTCTGGTTCAGCAGATGGAAAATTATGGATATGGGACCTAGTTTCTCAGAAAGTCATTGCAAAACTTTCATGCACTAAACCTACAAAACATCCGATAGTCTCCTTAAGTGTTCAtccgaaaattaattgtttcctgGCTAGTAATGGgccgaatattttaatgtggAGCTCTGTGTCCGCGGAACAAGAATAG